TATGACAGCCAGTGCTGACTGTGCCATACAATTGCCAAAAGTGGGCCAAATTTGTTGTATAGTATTTAGGCCATATTTGCCATATCATATGTCAGCCACTTTAGGTTCACATCAAGACAAGCCAGTGCTTCATGTGCCGTATCTTTGTCAGAACTGGCCTAGGTATTTTTTAAGATAACCGGGCCACATTTGCTGCACCATATGTGGGCCACTTTTAGTTTACACCCACATAAACTATTGTTGACTGTGCCAGATCTTTGCCAAAGGTGGtccacatttgttttgtgatatttgggccatattcacTATGTATCACATGGGCGACTTTAAAGTCACATCCAGTTTACACATTGCCGAGAGCACCGCATCTTTGCCCAAAATGGctcacatttgttttgggatatttgggccatatttgttattttacatgtaggccacttcaggctcacatccattttgtccgggccagaagaaggtcagcagtgctgcatcattgcctgaagtggcccacttccatATGCTATCTGGGCACTGTCCAGgtactgatacacacacacacacaaacacacaaacacacacacacacacacactttttctttttaatctcaTTATTACTTGACACTTTGGCAACATTATCTTTGTTacattcatgccaataaagcatattgaattgaatcaaattgaattgagagagagatgcacagcaacaataataataaaaatatgaaaaataataataaaaatatgaaaaataataacaatagtagCAGTCGGTGTCGAGCAGGACCACGGGGGCAGCAGGCAGCCCGCAACCACATATCCAGATTTTACAGCTCCAGCAGATTCTACAGCTCCAATACCTGCAAGACGAATGAAAAGCCTACTCAACAGATTTTAGATAGATTTGTGCAAGGCAGCAGTTTAGTGCGAATTCATTGTCAGCAGGTCGCTCAGCACACCCTCAAGTCTGTGACACAAATAGAAGCATGCAGCTCCGTCACAACCTTACAGTCACTTTCTATCACAGaacaaaatatgtaattattagtgtattttatcttaaatgtaaatgaagaaGAGCAGCCTTCACAACAATCCCTTTCCTtctatgctctctctctctgcagcacaatgagtacacatagaaaaaaagaacTTCCTCCCTACATCATACCTGGTAAGCCtaaacacacatgctcacacacatcATCGTCACCATCATCTTTATCATCAGATTATCTATTAACAAACtatcttgtttttgtctctcctcccctcctatgttttttctctttcttttcttcttccgtTCCAATTGAAGGTCAGGGAAACAGGGTGAACATTTACCACACTCCATTCACCCCTTCTCCCGCCTTACAGGACTCCGTGTCTCCGGTCACACCAGGTAAACTCTCACTTTGTGgagatgtatttaaaaaagaTTAGCTATAGTTTATTCTAGTACATTGTAAGTTTGTGCCATTAAAACTAAGAAACTCTTGTTGggtttaaataaagtttgaaacATTGTAGTAATTTTCACTTGCTCACACACATCATGACCATCGTCTTCATCATCAGATTAGCTCACTAAccatcatgtttttgtctcttctctcctcccctcctatattttttctctttcttttctccttctgttcCAGTTGAAAATCAGGAGGACGGGATGCACGTTTATTACACACCGTTCaaccctcctccctcctcacaGGAGTCCATGACTCAGGTCACACCAGGTAAACTCACACTTCCTGTAGACACATATCAAAAACATTAGCTATAGTTTATTCTAGTTCATTGTAAGTTTGTATCATCAAAACTAAGAAACTCTTGTTGggtttaaataaagtttgaaacATTGtagttattctttttttattcttgccACCACTTCACCTGTCTTAaatccttcctcctctctccctccatcagTGTACACCAGCGGAGGAGGAGCTGTGGGTTCAGGTCTCGATTCTGAAGATGGCAAAAGAAAATTTGTGAGCTACGACACAGTGCTGGGGAATTGTCCCGGCATGACAACCTGCTTTTCCTGCCAGCAGCAGGTCATGACCAACGTTACCTACAAAGCTGGAACTTACGCCTGGCTGATGTGTACACTCTTCATCATCCTCGGGTGAGTGTAAGGTTCAGGGCTGTTGTTGTATCTTAGCACTTTGTACTAAAATGTGTCCTGGTTGATCTGACAAGAATCTCTAAATACAGATGTGAACACACCTTAAAACACTTTGGAtgcataaaaatactctgctttgaataataatttgtttctgatatggtttttctaccaaaaaatcttaaaattacatctaatccttcttcctcattgaaaatccaaaatgtatgaatatataaatatttatcattCCAAAAGTTCAACTGcttgacacaagatgtctcctacttcactgtaaagtccattctcagtgtatgtgcactggacgcttcaagtttccacatcccTCTTGTGTGTAAGTTACATACTGTAGCACAATTGTCTCCAGACTAgaagtgatgtcacaaatcattcCCATACAtacacgccttaaactcagattcaAAGTGAGCTCTCCTCACTTCTGCAGCCGAATGGGAAAACAGCCTCCTAGTGTCTTTgcatgcatcattctgcacagtgacggtcaaacatccaagtaacaataagcaaaacacatttttgagtgtaaGGGAAGGTTACTAATGCACCATATATtgtaaattttgcaattaatcaaacaaataaCTCTTAACATACATAATCCAGCCTTGCGTCATGAAGTCAATTCAAGTCACTTTTGAAGGTTGGGATGCATGAgcccaaacatacagtataatgtaatGAGAATGTGTCCCTGATCTTGCCAAAAGTTCTCAAAGTGTTATTTAGTGAGAGTGTGAAGCAAGTTGACACAGAAAATTGACAAAAGTTGTGATTGCCATTCCGCCTCAGCTGCATCTACAAGTAATTTTACTATAACTTGCTTAGACAGTAcgtcttttcattttttttcttcttttgtggaGTTTTCCCTATCCACACCATGGGTCTAAAAGGATAGAGGATGTCATATTTAGTTTCACAGGTGTCATTTTGACTGCATAGATGCAATTGTCATTCAtttaataaaaccaaaaacaaatgatcaaaCACAAAAATTTATAGTGGTCAAGAAAACTTACTATGTGAcactaactgtgtgtgtgtgtgtgtgtgtgtgtgtgtgtgtgtgtgtgtgtatgtgcgctaCAGGTTAACCATGTGCCTGGTACCATTCTGCCTGTTTATCGTCTGGAAACAGACTAAGGATGTGTACCACACGTGCCCCCTCTGCAACAGAGTCCTTCACGTCGAGAGgaaaaaatgctgtaaatgaCAGACATGAAGGCAGAGCTGGACCCATTGAAATAAGACATAACATCCTGTTACTTTTGTCTGCAGTTGCCCCGTCTTATGAAATTGTTGAGGAGAGGTCGCACTTCAAATGTAGCTTATTTCCATGGATGAGCCATTGCACAAGgcaaaatcaaacatgaatGACTTCCACGTATTATTAGCAAACAGACTGGGAGTGTTTGTATTGTCAGagtttaaaggataggttcacagtaTTTCAAGTCTGCcctaaaacaaaagtcaggtaTCCATATATAGATGTGCAGCAAGGAACAGGTTTcccttgctgtaatcattcctgctgtttatactggccattagaagattccttcCTAATGCTCTGTCAATGTaggtgatggaggacaaaatccacagttctcgttttatgcaaaaatgtattcaaaagtttatctgaatcctatatgaagcttcagcagtctgaattagtcaaatcaagtggattcctttttagtataaaattcccctttttttcctggacagtgtttccctgttgagggACAGTGGAAggatcgtaacaaaaagagggaattttgtactaaaaaggaAGATATTCTCTTGATTTCACTAACTCAGGCagctgaaacctcatattatcttcaaatgaACTTTAgaatacattttacacaaaataagGACTGTAGATTTTCCCCCAAATTACTTATACCTTGAAAGCACCTTAAGAAAGGATctttaaagggccagtataaacagg
The genomic region above belongs to Thunnus albacares chromosome 17, fThuAlb1.1, whole genome shotgun sequence and contains:
- the si:ch211-157c3.4 gene encoding lipopolysaccharide-induced tumor necrosis factor-alpha factor homolog-like isoform X1, with the translated sequence MTVDGKKEPPPYIVPGQGNRVNIYHTPFTPSPALQDSVSPVTPVENQEDGMHVYYTPFNPPPSSQESMTQVTPVYTSGGGAVGSGLDSEDGKRKFVSYDTVLGNCPGMTTCFSCQQQVMTNVTYKAGTYAWLMCTLFIILGLTMCLVPFCLFIVWKQTKDVYHTCPLCNRVLHVERKKCCK